A region of Anolis sagrei isolate rAnoSag1 chromosome 2, rAnoSag1.mat, whole genome shotgun sequence DNA encodes the following proteins:
- the GDNF gene encoding glial cell line-derived neurotrophic factor: protein MKLWDVVAVCVVLLNTISTFPLPAGKTASEKANSVLKRTEEEHPSNRLLTPYAGQMNSNMPEDYPNQLGDVVDFIQATIQRLKRSPDKPTPFFSKRERNRQNADKNRNNSSSRKGRRGQRVKNRDCVLAEIHLNVTDLGLGYTTKEELIFRYCSGSCESAVTLYDQILNNLTQNRKLVSDKIRPQPCCRPIAFDDDLSFLDDDLSTYHILRKHSAKKCGCV from the exons ATGAAGTTATGGGATGTGGTGGCTGTCTGCGTGGTGCTACTCAACACAATATCGACCTTTCCTCTGCCCGCTGGTAAGACTGCTTCCGAGAAGGCCAACTCAGTGCTAAAGAGGACAGAAGAGGAACACCCTTCCAACAGGCTGCTGACTCCCTACGCCGGCCAAATGAACT CTAATATGCCTGAGGATTATCCTAACCAGCTTGGTGATGTAGTGGATTTTATTCAAGCCACTATACAAAGACTGAAGCGGTCACCCGATAAACCAACTCCATTTTTCTCGAAACGGGAAAGAAACCGGCAAAATGCAGACAAAAACAGAAATAATTCCAGCAGCAGAAAGGGACGGAGAGGCCAAAGGGTCAAAAATCGGGATTGTGTCTTAGCTGAGATACACTTAAACGTGACCGACTTGGGGTTGGGATACACAACCAAAGAAGAGCTGATTTTTCGATATTGTAGTGGTTCGTGCGAGTCTGCCGTAACCCTGTATGACCAAATATTAAACAATTTAACGCAAAACAGAAAGTTGGTCAGTGACAAAATCAGACCACAGCCTTGTTGCAGACCCATTGCTTTTGATGATGACCTTTCATTTTTGGATGATGACCTATCAACTTACCATATACTGAGAAAACATTCCGCTAAAAAATGTGGATGCGTCTGA